One Malus domestica chromosome 11, GDT2T_hap1 genomic region harbors:
- the LOC103448642 gene encoding uncharacterized protein, whose translation MYMAYGWPQVIPLEQGQCPSSQKIIYFKVINRLLLVVSPSHLELWSSSQHKVRLGKYMRDSDSVQREGENLQAVWSPDAKLIAVLTSSFFLHLFKVQFTEKKIQLGGKQPSGLFLASISLLLSEQVPFAENDLAVSNIVSDSKHILFGLSNGGLYSISWKGEFYGTFDLDPFPRDGSEVIPSPHSLDNGVASKGVPGAICISRKSAIIQLDLSYPLRLLFVLYSDGQLVSCSISKKGLKHVESIKAEKRLGVGDAVCASVASEQQILAVGTKRGLVELYDLAESASLIRSVSLYDWGYSMEDTGPVSCIAWTPDNSAFAVGWKLRGLTVWSVSGCRLMSTIRQIGLSSVSSPMVKPIHECKYEPLMTGTSLMQWDEYGYRLYAIEERSLERVLAFSFGKCCLNRGVSGMTYVRQVIYGDDRLLVVQSEDTDELKMLHLNLPVSYISQNWPVQHVAASKDGMYLAVAGLHGLIIYDIRWKKWRVFGDITQEQKIQCKGLLWMGKIVVVCNYIDSSNTYELLFYPRYHLDQSSLLCRKPLLAKPMVMDVYQEHILVTYRPFDVHIYHVKLFGELTPFTTPNLQLSTVRELSIMTAKSHPAAMRFVPDQLPREGISNNHISNSDPLSKEPARCLIQRVNGELSLLDLDDGRERELTDSIELFWVTCGQSEEKTNLIEEVSWLDYGHRGMQVWYPSLGVDPFKQEDFLQLDPELEFDREVYPLGLLPNAGVVVGVSQRMSFSASTEFPCFEPTPQAQTILHCLLRHLIQRDKSEEALRLAQLSAEKPHFSHCLEWLLFTVFDADISGQNVNKNQNSVPRFAKSPTLLEKTCDLLRNFPEYFDVVVSVARKTDGRHWADLFSAAGRSTELFEECFQRRWYRTAACYILVIAKLEGPAVSQYCALRLLQATLDESLYELAGELVRFLLRSGREYEQPSTDSDGLSPKILGYFGFRTNFRKQSLDKSTSFKEQNAHVASVKSILESHANFLMSGKELSKLVAFVKGTQFDLVEYLQRERNGSARLENFASGLELIGQKLQMGTLQSRFDAEFLLAHMCSVKFKEWIVVLATLLRRSEVLFDLFQHDMRLWKAYSITLQSHPAFTEYHDLLGDLDERLSSTETFEEK comes from the exons atgtatATGGCATATGGATGGCCGCAGGTCATCCCACTCGAACAGGGTCAATGCCCTTCTTCCCAAAAGATCATATACTTCAAGGTCATCAATCGCTTGCTGCTTGTCGTCTCTCCCTCTCACCTTGAGCTCTGGAGCTCTTCCCAG CATAAAGTTAGACTGGGGAAGTACATGAGGGATTCAGATTCAGTGCAGAGGGAAGGTGAGAATTTGCAAGCTGTTTGGAGCCCTGATGCCAAATTGATCGCCGTTCTT ACATCGTCATTCTTTCTTCACCTTTTCAAGGTCCAGTTTACTGAGAAAAAAATACAACTAGGAGGGAAGCAACCCTCTggtttgtttcttgcttctatATCTCTTCTTCTCAGTGAGCAGGTGCCATTTGCAGAAAATGACTTGGCAGT GAGCAATATTGTAAGCGATAGCAAACATATACTATTTGGACTTTCTAATGGAGGACTGTATAGTATCTCCTGGAAAGGAGAG TTCTATGGGACTTTTGATCTAGATCCATTTCCACGTGATGGCAGTGAAGTTATCCCGTCACCACATTCTTTAGATAATGGTGTTGCTTCTAAAGGGGTTCCAGGAGCGATTTGCATCTCCCGGAAGTCTGCTATTATCCAGCTAGACCTTAGCTATCCATTGAGGTTGCTGTTTGTGTTGTATTCTGATGGACAATTAGTGTCATGTTCTATAAGTAAGAAAGGTTTAAAACATGTTGAATCTATTAAAGCTGAGAAAAGGTTGGGGGTTGGTGATGCTGTATGTGCTTCAGTAGCTTCAGAGCAACAAATCCTTGCTGTTGGTACCAAAAGAGGGCTTGTGGAGTTATATGACCTTGCAGAATCTGCATCACTGATTCGATCCGTCTCTCTTTATGACTGGGG ATACTCAATGGAAGACACTGGACCTGTCAGTTGCATTGCGTGGACACCTGATAATTCTGCTTTTGCAGTTGGGTGGAAGTTAAGAGGACTTACAGTTTGGTCTGTCTCTGGTTGTCGTTTGATGTCAACAATCCGTCAAATAGGTTTAAGTTCAGTATCTTCTCCAATGGTTAAGCCTATCCACGAATGTAAATATGAACCTTTGATGACTGGCACCTCACTGATGCAGTGGGATGAATATGGATATAGGCTTTATGCTATTGAAGAAAGATCTTTGGAGAGGGTTCttgcattttcctttggaaaaTGTTGCCTTAACAGAGGAGTCTCAGGAATGACATATGTTCGTCAAGTGATATATGGTGATGATCGATTGCTTGTTGTGCAGTCTGAAGATACTGATGAACTTAAAATGCTACATCTTAACCTTCCA GTTTCTTATATCTCCCAAAATTGGCCAGTTCAACATGTAGCTGCTAGCAAGGATGGAATGTACTTGGCAGTTGCTGGTCTCCATGGGTTAATCATATATGATATACGATGGAAGAAGTGGCGAGTGTTTGGAGACATTACTCAGGAACAAAAGATTCAGTGCAAAGGTTTGTTATGGATGGGGAAGATTGTTGTTGTCTGCAACTACATTGATTCTTCTAACAC TTACGAATTGCTTTTCTATCCAAGATATCATCTTGATCAGAGCTCGCTACTTTGTCGAAAACCATTGCTGGCTAAACCAATGGTGATGGATGTCTATCAAGAGCATATACTTGTCACATATCGCCCATTTGATGTACACATATACCATGTCAAGTTATTTGGTGAATTGACACCTTTCACTACTCCAAATTTACAG CTTTCTACAGTACGAGAACTCTCAATTATGACTGCAAAGAGCCATCCTGCAGCAATGCGTTTTGTCCCTGATCAGCTTCCAAGAGAGGGCATTTCAAACAATCACATTTCTAATTCAGATCCTTTATCAAAGGAGCCTGCGAG GTGTTTGATACAGAGAGTTAATGGGGAGCTTTCACTTCTTGATTTGGATGATGGACGTGAGAGGGAGCTTACTGATTCTATTGAATTATTTTGGGTTACATGTGGTCAATCAGAGgagaaaacaaatcttattgAGGAAGTTTCATGGTTAGATTATGGCCACCGAGGAATGCAG GTTTGGTATCCATCTCTGGGGGTTGACCCTTTTAAGCAGGAGGATTTCTTACAG TTGGATCCGGAACTTGAATTTGATCGTGAGGTATACCCTCTGGGACTTCTTCCAAATGCTGGTGTTGTTGTTGGCGTTTCCCAGAGAATGTCATTTTCTGCCAGCACAGAATTTCCATGTTTTGAGCCAACTCCTCAAGCTCAAACTATACTGCATTGCCTTCTGAGGCACCTTATTCAG AGGGACAAAAGCGAGGAAGCTTTAAGGTTGGCCCAGTTATCAGCAGAAAAGCCTCATTTTTCTCATTGTTTGGAGTGGCTTCTCTTTACTGTGTTTGATGCCGATATATCCGG GCAAAATGTAAACAAGAATCAGAACTCTGTCCCTAGATTTGCAAAGAGTCCAACTCTCTTAGAGAAGACCTGTGATTTGCTCAGAAATTTTCCAGAATATTTTGATGTGGTCGTCAGTGTTGCAAGAAAAACTGATGGTCGACATTGGGCGGATTTGTTCTCTGCTGCTGGGAGATCAACAGA GTTGTTTGAGGAATGCTTCCAACGTAGATGGTACCGGACTGCTGCCTGCTATATACTT GTCATTGCGAAGCTTGAAGGTCCTGCAGTCAGTCAATATTGTGCTTTGCGTTTACTACAG GCAACACTTGATGAATCGTTATATGAACTCGCTGGGGAGCTG GTGAGGTTCTTGCTGAGATCGGGAAGGGAATATGAACAGCCATCAACAGATTCAGATGGACTATCTCCCAAAATTTTGGGCTATTTTGGTTTCCGTACTAATTTCAGAAAGCAGTCCTTGGATAAGAG TACCTCATTTAAGGAGCAGAACGCACATGTTGCTTCCGTGAAGAGTATCTTAGAAAGCCATGCTAACTTTTTGATGTCAGGCAAAGAGCTCTCAAAGCTAGTTGCATTTGTGAAAGGCACTCAGTTTGATTTAGTG GAATATCTtcaaagagagagaaatggaagTGCTCGGCTGGAGAATTTTGCTTCAGGGCTGGAATTAATAGGACAAAAG CTCCAAATGGGTACACTTCAGAGCCGGTTTGATGCAGAATTCCTTTTGGCACATATGTGCTCTGTCAAGTTCAAAGAGTGGATTGTTGTCCTGGCCACCCTTTTAAGGCGATCTGAG GTTCTATTCGATCTCTTCCAGCACGACATGCGGTTGTGGAAAGCATATAGCATCACCCTGCAG TCACATCCTGCATTTACTGAATACCATGATCTGCTGGGAGATTTGGATGAGAGACTTTCGTCCACTGAAACTTTTGAAGAGAAATGA